In the Commensalibacter nepenthis genome, AACGGACTTTCACGTTTAGATCAAATTAATTTCCAAGAGTTATCTGATTATGAATGTGATCCAGATGAGATTAAGAAAATTGATATAAAAATCATTCGCCAAGCAGCTCAAGAGTTAGAAGAAAAGGGTTATTTGATCCGTGATACAGATGGCAATCTTGAATTTCATCAAAGTGAGGCTGTGTAATGGCTCGTATTCCTTCAAATCAATATTATATCCAACTTGACTATAGGGCTGTCCTTTGTGATGGAACGTTAAACAGCATTGATGATGCAGCTCAAAATATTTGGACAACAATGTTTTACAAATCCCTATCTTATGAAGAGATGGGGCATTTTAAAGTCAATGGTAAACCATTATCAATTAGTGATCTTGCTAAGGTCTTAGGTAAAGATTTAAAGAAACTTAAAAGAGTTTTACCGATTTTAGTAGAAGTTGGTTTATGTGAGCAATTGGAAGATGGCACAATTATCATTCCCAGCTCTAAATTTGACCAATTTGCCTGCAATTTGCATTCAAAATGCGCGCAAAGTGACGGCAAAACGACGGCAAAACCGCGGCAAAATGCCGAGCAGAATGGCAGTTTAAAGCCAAAAACAACACCCCCTATAAAAGAAAAGAATATAAATAGAAAAGATATATCTAATAAATTAGATATACCCCCTAAAGATATAAATACCCCCCAAGCTAAATCAAAACATGGTTCAAGGCTTCCTGACGATTGGTTGCCGGATGAGGAGGATCGAGAATACGCCCGTAACCGTGGACTTGATGTTATTCGAACGATTGAGGATTTTTGTGGATATTGGCACGCCAAGGCTGGAAAAGATGCAATCAAAATGGATTGGTCTTTGACGTGGAAAACCTGGTGTCGAAAAGCAAGAGATTGGGGAAATGTCCATCATTTTCCTAAGCAAAACCAACAACACCCTGCCAAAAAACCACATAATCTTGATTGGATGATCGAAGAAGATAACCAACTTTGGGGGAACGTATAATGAACGAAATTATTGAAAAATCTTCCGTATCCTTGCCTGTTTGGTTGAATATTTCTGCACCGTCCTGGACAAAGCAATTTAAAGATCAAAAAAGCTACAATTGCTATTCTTGTGAGGGAATGACTGATTTAAAAATTGCGAGAACTTTTGGTAAAACAAAAATTAGTGAAGAACGCCATAACGAGGCTAAAGCAGCATTAGATCATTTCCTAAAATTATCTTCTGTTCCTGTTTCAATGGCAGTTTTTAGAGAAGTTTTTAAATTAGTTAATGGGAGTGTTTCGAATTCTCTATCTCAAGAAATTTTTAATTTCAAAGTGAAAGCCCTTTATAGCATTTTTGCTGATTATCCTGCTTGTATTTTCACACAAGAAACAACTCGTAAAATTGCAAATTTAAACAAATTTTTTCCATCAGGTAACGAGATTGAAACAGTTTTAGACCAAGCCAAACAAGACCTAGATAATGAAATTGAAAACTTAAAAGCTATTGTTGGGTATGGTTTTGAAACCAAAGAAGATCAACGCCGTGAACAACGAGAATTGCAAGAAAAACGCCGTCAATATTTGCAAGATAAGGCAAACCAAGAGCGACAGCATCGTATCAATTACCTGAACGCTATTACACAACCTTTGGATGAATTAAACAAAGCCATCAAAGAAGCTGTTGAGAGCTATGTTCCACAAAATGCAGCTAATATGAATAGTCAAGCCCTGATTCAACTATTCACAGAGCAAATGAACCAGATTGACGACCAACAAATTAAATTAATTCTTCAAGATAAAATCAATACCATTCGTTCAGCTGCAAGACAGATAGAGGAATTGCGTAAGCTGGGTGTTGTTGTGAAACCAATAAAGCGAGGAGCTTTCGCATGACCCAACAATTAATCGTTGCACAAACATTCATTCGTCAAGATAATCAAGGTCGTTATTGTTTAAATGATTGTCATCGTGCATCTGGAAGTGATTTGAATAAAAGACCTCAGATGTGGTTAAGGAACGATCAAACTAAGGAATTAGTTGAGGAATTGACCGATGCGCAAATTTGCGCATCGCCTATATCCATTGTAAAAGGTGGCCTTGAACAAGGCACTTATGTTGTTAAAGAACTTGTTTACGCCTATGCAATGTGGATCAGTCCATCTTTTAATTTACAAGTTATTCGTGCTTATGATGATCTTGTTTCACAACCACGATTTCAAATCCCCCAAACCTTATCAGATGCCCTGCGTTTAGCAGCAGATCAAGCAGAGGAAATCAGTATTTTAAAGCCAAAGGCTGATGGGCTAGATTTACTTACTGATGCTAATGGATCTATGTGTTTTACAGATGCTGCTAAAAGTTTAAAGGTGAAACGATCTGAACTCATAGAGTATCTCAACAATAACAAATGGATATATAAGCGTAAAGCAAAAGATAATTGGATTGCCTATCAAGATAAAATTGAACAAGGTTTGATGTGGCACCAAATAACAGAAGATACACGTTCAGGTAAACTAAAAATTTATACACAAGCTTTAATCACTCCTAAAGGTCTGGCAAAATTGGCAACCATTTTTGTAAGAGAGATTGCATAATGGCAGGCAGTGTAAACAAAGTCATCATTATCGGGCATCTTGGACAAAATCCAGAGGTTAGAACAACGCAGGCTGGGACTAAGGTTGTTAATCTCACATTGGCAACCAGCGAAAGTTGGAACGACAAGCAAACGGGTGAACGTAAAGAGGCTACTGAATGGCATCGAGTGGTCGTCTTCAAAGAACATCTGGCAAACTTCGCGGAAAAATACCTTACAAAAGGTCGCAAGGTTTACGTTGAGGGGCAATTAAAAACCCGTAAATGGACAGACCAACAAGGCGTAGAACGTTATACCACAGAGGTTGTTATCAGTCCTTATCGCGGGGATTTAGTGCCAATGGATAACAAAGATCAGGCACAAGCAGGATCAAATAATAATCTCGATGATGAAATACCGTTCTAGGGGATAATGAATGGCAAGAGTTAAAAGAAAATCACAAGCTCGTTATCCTCAAATTGTTAAAGAACATGGCTTGCAAGAGCCATGGAACTCTGGACGGCTGGAAGTCGTTCAAGAGCAAGACGAGGAAAATCCTAAGAAAACGGTTGAGCGGTTAAGGGTGAAAGCTGTTTATGATGAAATGTTATCCAGAGGAACTATTACTAAAGAGCAAAGAGACTGTGCAGAGAAATACGCCATTCTATTTGAAAAGGCAGAGGGTGCAGCCCAAGGTTTATATGCTCGGGTTAGTTTGTTACATTCAAATCATAATCGTTGGGAACCAAAGTATTCTCAATTAGAAGCAATTGAAATGATAAGGAATATCGAGGCAGAAGTTGGGAAGTATCACACAATAATTTTAAGAATGATAATTATATTTAATATGAATGCCTCAAAGATTGCCCCAGTAATTGGCAGGAATAATGATTTTGTGATGGGGCAAATTATGTCTACATTTATTCGATTAGAAGAGGCAATAGAAAATATTTAAAATATACTATTGTACGATTCAGAAAATAGTGTTAACGTAGTGTCATCATCAAAGAATTGCGTCGTGATTATGACAGTCACTTGATGCTTGTGGAAATATATCAACGTCCAAGTAAATACTAGGGGCGTTTTTTGTTGTGATGTAAAGTTAACAGTGAAATAAGAGCAATCCTTTTTAAAAATTGGTGATGTCGTCAAGCATAAAAAGAAAAAACCATATCCTACGATGAGAATTATAGAGATTGTACCTCCTGGATACTGTTTGTGTGAATGGTACAGCAAGCATTGGAAGAAATGGGAAAGAACTCTTTTTAAACCCGCCGAATTAGTTAAGAAATAATTTAAGTAAGTATAGAAATGGCTAGACCCTCTAAATATTCAGAAGAAATTGTGAATAAGATTTGTGAGCAAATAGCGAGCGGTGGAACTTTACTTAAGATATGTGAAAATGAAGATATGCCAGGCTATTCGACTGTTATGGCTTGGAAAAATGAAAGAAAAGAGTTTCAAGACAAATACGCGCGCGCGCGTGAAGATAGGGCTGATTTTCGATTTGATGAAATCGATCAAATTCTTTCAGAAGATATGCAAGATATGGTTGCTGTGCAACGAGCTAAATTGAAGATTGATGCAAAAAAATGGCAAATGTCTAAGGAAGCTCCTAAGAAGTATAGCGATAAAATAGATATGACCAGTTCTGATGGAACCATGTCGCCAGATAAAAGTATTACAGTTATTTTTGAAGAAGCCAAATTACCAAATTCCGAAAACTCATAACTAATAAATAATTTCCGTTTAATATCATATCTCTTGGTTTACGGACAAAATTAAGATTGTGCAATATATGAACGTTTTAAGGATTGACGAGCGACCAGATTTTGTATTTGGCTATTTAGGATCAGCTGGTAAAAAACCACGTTCTTTCATCTCGGCAAGTAGGTTAATTATCACAATTGTTTTTGGATCAACTTTACTTTCGCCTGATTTTTCACGATCTAGCGTGTTTCTTGCCCCTTTGTTAGTTCTGTAGTCTCCGTAGCTAGACATTACCCTGATAAATGCACTGTAGCTATACCCTAAATCTTTAATGGCTTTTTCTAAATCTTCTTTTGTTTCAATCTTGTATTTCATATCAAAACCTTTTATATTTAATTAAGAGAGATCGGGAAGGTTTCCCCTCCCAACCCCTCTTAGTGGTTTTTAAAAGGAATGCTGATCGTAATCTTTATTCCTTTTTCAGATAGCGAAAGTTCCAGTTTCACTATTTGAAGCAACCACCAGAGAAAAAGAATATAATCCATTCTTTTTTCTCCAATTATGTTGAGACCCCATTGTCTCAACACTTATAAAATTGCCCCATTATGGGGTATATGTAAAGTAATAAAGTGCATTTTTCCTCGGAATTTTGCACTTTTTTTATGTCTTTTTTGTAAAATTATTTATCGTAAAATATGCCAGATATTAAGTTTCCAAGATGGGCAAGAGATTTGTTTGTGCCAGCTCGGTATAAATTGCTTAACGGTGGCCGTGGAGGTGGTAAATCATGGGCTGTGGCATCTGCTTTAACCCTTCAGGGAGCGCAAAGACCATTACGTGTAATTTGTGGACGTGAATTTCAAAAATCAATTCAAGAATCAGTACATCAACTTCTGTGCGATTCAATTCATAGAAATGGTTTAAGTAACTTATATGACGTTAAAGATACTAAAATACTTGGTAAAAATAATACGGAATTTATTTTTACAGGTTTGGCTAGAAATATTGACTCTATAAAATCTATCGAAGGAATTGATATTGTTTGGATTGAAGAAGCTCAAACAATTAGTCAAAAGAGTTTGGATTTTTTAAGACCTACCATTCGTAAAAAGGATTCTGAATTATGGTTTACTTGGAATCCTGATGACGAAAATGATCCGATTCAGTTATTAAAAAATAGTTTAGTAATAGATCAAGAACAAAAAGCAATTATCAAAAAAATTACTTGGCGTGATAATCTTTGGTTTCCAGAAGAATTAAATAAAGAACGATTACATTGTTTAAGAACAAACCCAGCTCAATATAATCATATTTGGGAAGGCGATTTCATACAATCTCTTAGCGAGTTTTTTAAAGAAGAATGTTTTCTGGTTGATAATAAGCCAGTTGAAACGCCCCTTCATATCAATTTAGTTTTTGCCACCGTGGATACAACCTTGAAGGGTGGTGAAGGTAAAGATGGAACAGCTGTTTGTTATTGGGGATTAAACACTTTTGATGAAAATTATCCTCTTATTCTTCTCGACTGGGATCTGGTTGAGTTAGAAGGGTATTTACTTAAAGATTGGATGAATAGTGTCGTTTACCCAAATTTGGAAATTTTAGCCGTACAAACGCAAGCCATTAGAGGAAGTGCTGGGGCATACGTGGAAGATAAAGCCGTTGGGACGGTTCTCATTCAACAGGCAATGAGTCAAGGGTTAGATGTATATGCAATTGATTCAAAATTAACAGCGTTAGGAAAAGATCGGCGTTGCATTCTTATTTCTGATGTTGTTCGCGAGGGAAAAGTGAAGTTTACGTTTCATGCTTATTATAAAACAACTAAATTCAGAGGCATCACAAGAAATCATCTCGTGAAACAGGTTGTATCATTTTCTCCTGGGGACAAGGAAGCAGATAAAAGACAAGATGATTTATTAGATGCGTTTGCGTATGGCGTAGCAATAGGGTTAAAGGATTCATTGGTTGATGCAATCGAATAATGATATGTCAGGATTTGCTTGTTTAAATAGGGTATTCAATAAAACTTTTCACAACCCTAACTATATGAACCCAGATTATTTGTCTTATGATTTGTGTAAACAACTCTACGTTTACCATCCATTAGGAAAACGGATTGTTGATCTTCCTATTGATTTGACTTTGAATAAAGATAGGATTTTAAACGTCAAACATGAGTTAAGCCCTGAGCTATTAGAGCAATTTAATAAAAAATGGAAGGAATTAAACCTTACCAGAGTTATCCGTAATTTAGCGGTTACATCACGTTTATACGGGATTGCAGCTCTGTTTATTAAAGCTGATGGAGTAGAGGATAATAAAAAAATACCTGATGATAAAACTCTAAATAACTATAAGATCACACCGCTAGTTTATGATGCGCTGAATATTGCAGGAAGTGCTACAGGCAATCAGAATATTGATTCTGTAGATTTTTTAGAGTTAAAAGATGTTTATCGATCAGGCACAGCATTGGCAAAAGATCGGTCAATTATTCTCAGTAACGGTGACCCTATTTATATTGAGTATATTAACTCTGCTTATGGTTATGCGGGGCGTAGTGTATTTCAAAACTGTGCGGGACTGTTACAATCTTATCTTGATGTAATGGAAGCAGATAATACGGTGGCTCGTAAGGTTGCTTTGATTGTGGCTAAACTAAATCAAGGTGGGAGTGCTACTAGAGTTCAGGAAGCCGCTAATGATCAAAAAAGAAATTTACTACAAGAAGCCCGTAATGATAATGTTTTAAGTATTGGTACTAATGAAGATATCGATACGTTAAATATGACGAATGTAGATAACTCTTTAGATACGTCTCGTCGTCATATTATTGAGGATATTGCCAATGCTATTGATTTACCTGTAATCTTGCTTAATGGGCAAAAATTTACAGGTGGGTTTGGTGAAGGTTCCGAGGACACCAAAAATATCGGTCGTCATATTGATAATAAACGTCAATGGCTTGAACCGATATTTGATTTTTGTGACAATTTAGTCATGGAGTTGGCATGGGATTTTAATTTTATTGACTCTTTAAATTCTAAAAATTCTTCTTTTTATGATAAGAACTTAACATCATTTGAAGAAAAACAACGTCTTTATAAGGTTAAGTTCCAAGAGTTAAAGAATAGTTTTTCCTATAGTTTCCCTTCATTTCTGACTGAAACTGAAGCTGAAATACTAGATGGTGACGTTAAGAAAATTAATTCTATGAAGACCATCTTTGAAAGTGTTTACGACAAAGTTGATCCACAAACAAAAAGCCAGCTGATTTGCTGGATGATGGATAATTTTAACGATTTGCGAAGTGTCAACAAAGTTAAAATTGATTACAATCCTGATGAAATTAAAGAGTTTATAGAGATCAATGGGGCTGATGATTTAATAAATCGCTTAACAAATGGTAATAAGCAGGAGCAATCTAATGACACTGCTTAAACGTGTTTTACTTTTTTTAAAAAAAGTTCAAGATAGCGCAGAAAAAATAGACGTAATTACGTATGAAATGATGCAATCTTGGCAACAAGAGCTTTCAGGCCTTTTAAAAAATGAAAATAAAGTCGTCAATCCTGATCCTATCTATAAATATTTAAAAGGGATTGTTAAAAAGCAATTAACCAGAAAAAGCCTTCAAAAAAACTTTAAAGGAAATACACTTAATTTCACAAGAGCAAGGTTAACTGAAAATTCTCAGAAATATCTGGATGAAAGGGTAATGTTCTCTGTTTCTTTAATACAACATAATCGAGAGCAACAAGTTAATGCCACTTTAAAACGTTTTGCAGGATGGCTTTCTGCTATTCCAACAAACAGTGTTTCAGAGGCAAAAGAAAAACCAAAAGAGGCTGTAAAGGATATTATTAAACCACTGATTCGGCAGACCTTTGAGGAAAGGAGAGTATTAATTGACCAAGGTCATAAATTAAGTGCTGCGGTGAATGAGGCGATTGCTCAAGATCAAGGGGCAATATGTGTTGAATGGCATAGTCATTGGCAAGAGGTTAATTATAATTATCGTAAAACTCACAAGGAGCGGGATAGAAAGTTATTTTTTTATAAAGATAATTATTTTGTCCAAAATGGTTATATTAAAAAAGATGGTATTCAATACATCAATGATATTGATGGATTTGGACAGGAACCGTTTTGCAGGTGCTACGGCACCTATTTTTTTACCCTTTACGATATCCCAGAGAGTTATTTAACTAAAAAAGGGAAAGACTATATCAATGGTTAACCTTGTTGCATGTGCCATGATTAAGGTTGGGAAATCTATCCTTTTAGTGAAAAGAAAAGATAATGATCTTTGGAGTTTTCCTGGAGGGCATACTGAGGGTAATGAAAATCCTTTTGAGACCGCTATACGTGAAACGTATGAAGAAACAGGGATTGAATTAACTAAACCTGTTGAGGATAGTTTTTGTAATCTATGGTCTGAGGATAAGTTTATTTCTTTTATTCCGTTTCGATTAAAGGAATTAAAAGAAGTTTCTTTAGATACAGATGAGTTGATAGATGCTCATTTATTTCCAATTGATAAATTGCCTTCCGATTGTATGGATACAGTCTATACCGCCATAAAATGGGGTGGCTATGATGAACATGATGTATCCCAGGCTATTGCAAAAGGTGAACTAGCTTCACCTCAATATTTTGATGGTAATTATCTATTTGATATGCGTTTAACAGGCACAGGAACTGCGAAGCGCAATTTAGAAGATAATCAGACAGAAATTACTTACAGAGACCCAAAAGAATTTCTATCAAAGAAATTTTTAAACCTTTGTAATGGGGTAAGGGTAGTTTTCGACCATCCTGAAAAAGATAATGTTGATACTGAATATTTAAGAAACAGGCAAGTTGGAACCGTCATTTTACCTTATGTGTTCGGTCAAGAGGTTTGGGCGATTGTTAAGGTTGCTAGTGCTTTATTTTCAGAAATGCTTATGCAAACACCGTATTCAACAAGCCCATGTGTAAGTAATCGTTCACAAAATCAGCCTGTTTATTTCGAAAAGAATAAACGAGCTTTGTATGAAAACAGCCCCTATGTAGTGGATCATTTGGCAATTGTTTTACATGGGGTCTGGGATAAAGATGGGGAAGTGCCACCAGGGATATCAACCCCTATTAATTATATTAATAAAATTGGAGCTAAAATTATTATGCCTAATGATTTAGATGATCGCTATAAAAGTTTA is a window encoding:
- a CDS encoding phage antirepressor KilAC domain-containing protein, whose protein sequence is MTQQLIVAQTFIRQDNQGRYCLNDCHRASGSDLNKRPQMWLRNDQTKELVEELTDAQICASPISIVKGGLEQGTYVVKELVYAYAMWISPSFNLQVIRAYDDLVSQPRFQIPQTLSDALRLAADQAEEISILKPKADGLDLLTDANGSMCFTDAAKSLKVKRSELIEYLNNNKWIYKRKAKDNWIAYQDKIEQGLMWHQITEDTRSGKLKIYTQALITPKGLAKLATIFVREIA
- a CDS encoding anti-CBASS protein Acb1 family protein, translating into MQSNNDMSGFACLNRVFNKTFHNPNYMNPDYLSYDLCKQLYVYHPLGKRIVDLPIDLTLNKDRILNVKHELSPELLEQFNKKWKELNLTRVIRNLAVTSRLYGIAALFIKADGVEDNKKIPDDKTLNNYKITPLVYDALNIAGSATGNQNIDSVDFLELKDVYRSGTALAKDRSIILSNGDPIYIEYINSAYGYAGRSVFQNCAGLLQSYLDVMEADNTVARKVALIVAKLNQGGSATRVQEAANDQKRNLLQEARNDNVLSIGTNEDIDTLNMTNVDNSLDTSRRHIIEDIANAIDLPVILLNGQKFTGGFGEGSEDTKNIGRHIDNKRQWLEPIFDFCDNLVMELAWDFNFIDSLNSKNSSFYDKNLTSFEEKQRLYKVKFQELKNSFSYSFPSFLTETEAEILDGDVKKINSMKTIFESVYDKVDPQTKSQLICWMMDNFNDLRSVNKVKIDYNPDEIKEFIEINGADDLINRLTNGNKQEQSNDTA
- a CDS encoding NUDIX domain-containing protein; this encodes MVNLVACAMIKVGKSILLVKRKDNDLWSFPGGHTEGNENPFETAIRETYEETGIELTKPVEDSFCNLWSEDKFISFIPFRLKELKEVSLDTDELIDAHLFPIDKLPSDCMDTVYTAIKWGGYDEHDVSQAIAKGELASPQYFDGNYLFDMRLTGTGTAKRNLEDNQTEITYRDPKEFLSKKFLNLCNGVRVVFDHPEKDNVDTEYLRNRQVGTVILPYVFGQEVWAIVKVASALFSEMLMQTPYSTSPCVSNRSQNQPVYFEKNKRALYENSPYVVDHLAIVLHGVWDKDGEVPPGISTPINYINKIGAKIIMPNDLDDRYKSLMEKVSSKRSDSSRRDADNAFLEESKRKFELQLELAKERIENGDFTDKDQEYLDRAREQYEKAKEATSKTQEGADAGRQDSAESMLANAANASQPITRDEIKGMFQELGTQIVGALSKQDSSEPPAEPPPPPEDKKKDELQSEKKNDGDNGNGTQREGEDVDQKAVDAILASKDQGKELTDEERTTISDCQQRFEMAYKMHNKRVPTPLAYESPAQYGARVLSGVIQHSPRWSAIGLEAVRKDSNLMKIALEEVPQAAEKAACVELTGKGEMRVTETHDGSRTIRTPTGSPSAFLRPFSTRDRVVAFN
- a CDS encoding PBSX family phage terminase large subunit, with protein sequence MPDIKFPRWARDLFVPARYKLLNGGRGGGKSWAVASALTLQGAQRPLRVICGREFQKSIQESVHQLLCDSIHRNGLSNLYDVKDTKILGKNNTEFIFTGLARNIDSIKSIEGIDIVWIEEAQTISQKSLDFLRPTIRKKDSELWFTWNPDDENDPIQLLKNSLVIDQEQKAIIKKITWRDNLWFPEELNKERLHCLRTNPAQYNHIWEGDFIQSLSEFFKEECFLVDNKPVETPLHINLVFATVDTTLKGGEGKDGTAVCYWGLNTFDENYPLILLDWDLVELEGYLLKDWMNSVVYPNLEILAVQTQAIRGSAGAYVEDKAVGTVLIQQAMSQGLDVYAIDSKLTALGKDRRCILISDVVREGKVKFTFHAYYKTTKFRGITRNHLVKQVVSFSPGDKEADKRQDDLLDAFAYGVAIGLKDSLVDAIE
- a CDS encoding terminase small subunit-like protein; translated protein: MARPSKYSEEIVNKICEQIASGGTLLKICENEDMPGYSTVMAWKNERKEFQDKYARAREDRADFRFDEIDQILSEDMQDMVAVQRAKLKIDAKKWQMSKEAPKKYSDKIDMTSSDGTMSPDKSITVIFEEAKLPNSENS